The window CCTGCCAATGGGCTTGCTGAGGGCAACCCGGACCGTTCCGTTCTCAAGATCCGAGTTCAAAGCGGTGGCGCCGGCCATGAGGGCATAGACACCGATGAAGAGGAACGCACTGACGACGACGTAGCCTATGACGCTCGTGACGAGCACCTCTTCCGGATTTGTGGCCCCTTCGAGGTTGTCCTTGACCTCTCTAAAGGCCATGGCGTAGATCAGCAAAATCAAAACCAGTATCAGCCAGAACTTCCTCGTCCGCAGGCTCTTCTTCAGCTCCAGCTCAAATCCCCACATGCTATCACCTCAGATCTGCTTTTCTGAACTTCACCCAGGAGACGGTGAGGTAGGCGAGAGTTGGAAGGATAAGCATGGCCATATTGGCCTTGTAATCCAGAACCTCACTGACCGGCCCCGGCGGAAGGCTACGCTTTGGGGAGACGGCCATATTAAGGACCATGTACTGCGCGGAAGGGCTTGGAACAAGCAGGGCGTTCCTTGAGAGCACTTCGATGGGGCTGCCGTTCCCGGCCCCCGCCAGAGAGGCCGTGATGACAAGGAGGGGAGCAACAAAGCCCACGAGGAACGCCAGGAGAACGGAAAAAATGAGGGCTTTTCTGCCCCTCATGAAAGCTGACAGCAGATAACCGAGCGCCAAATACTGAAGGAGCGAGAGGAAAAGCAGAGAACCAAAGACCAGGCCGAGTTCGAGGGTTTTACTTGACGGGGCGCCAAGATGAAGGGCGTAGGCTATAACCAAGGCAACGTAAAGAGCCACACCAAGGGATACTGCGAGGGCATCGCTCAGGAGCGTTCCAAGGAAGAAGTCCTTTCTCCTCAGGGGCTTGCTTAGAAGAACCCTTACGGTGCCGTTATCAATGGTCGAGCTTATCGAAAGCGCCCCCAGCGGGAGAACCACAAGGGGTAGGAGGGAGCCGTTCAGAGTTGAAATTAGGGCGTTGAGAAGGCCCGGACTACCGTAGTTCAGGTAGTACTTATCGAGAGTCCCTTTGCTCAGGAGTGCCATCAAAGCCGTGAAGGCAACAAAGGCCATGAAGCGCCTGCTCTGAAGGCTTAACCCGAGGAAAACACCGTAAAGCCCGCTGGGAGAGAAGGAAACTCCCGGAACCGACAATGGCCCGGGGCTTCTAAGCTCTCTCCTCCGGAACAGCTCCATTCCGGCGAGCGATAGAGCAATGGAGAGGGCGAAAAGCTCGGCAATCACTCTGTAGGATACGGAGACGCCCCCTCCAATGGAAACGGCCCTCTCAAGGTAAGCGGTTGGAACGAAAGAGTAGTCAGATTTTCCGAGGAGTAGGAGCATGACAAAGGCCCCCAGCCCGAGGAAGACTCCGGAATCGCGGGAGGTCGAGAAGGGAAGGAGGAAAAGGACGATTCCAACAACGCCGACCAGCGAGAGCGAAAGGGCGAGCGAGCCGACGAGGTAATCCCTAACCGCGAAGCCGTGAGCCAGCATTGCGAGCGCTCCAGAGAGTGCAATTCCAAGGGTGGAGATTAGAACGAGCTTCAACCCCTCCGAGATCCAGCCGAGAAAGTAGCGCCTCCTCGTGAGGGGTTTCGATAACATTAGCACAACGTTGCCCCGCTCGAAATCCGAACCGAAGCGCGAGAGAAGTAAGATCAGCAGGAGGGGCATGAAGAGGAACTTGAGAAAGTTGGGGAGCCACTTGGTGAGCAGATCGGCGGTGACAAGGCGGGCAAGCTCCTCTGTCGGAATATTCGGGTAGTGGGCGGTAAATCTGGAAACGTCTATCTCGACAGCTATGATGGACACGATGGCGGCTAAGGCAGCGAAAAGGTGCTGGAGCCTGGAAAGACCGTGGCCACTCATCGTGAATACCACCCCGAAAAGTCCATCTTGGAAAGCCTGAGCCTCGCCAGAAGAAGAACCGGGGCAGAGAGCAGAACAAAAACCGCCGTGAGAGCAAAAGAGGCCTCCCCGATCGCAGGGGCAAGGAGAAGTGCGAGAACCGGCAGAAAAATCATGGCCCCTTTCCGCGTGAAGAGGGCCAGCAGGAACACCAGCGCGGAGAGGAAGAAGGCCACCGAAAAGGAGTAACCCACGAAGGGGACGAGGAACAGGGAGAGCGAAACGGCTATGAGAAATCTCAGAATGACATAGTCCCTTCCCACGGGTTTGCTGAGAACTAACGTGGGGTTTTCGGATAGTATATCGATTGCCGTGAGGGGGAGAAGAAAGAGGAGAAAGAATCCCCTGAGTGGAGGGTCGAGGGGGAGGACTGCTAGGGCAAGCAGAGCGGGAAAAGTCCGCATCGCCCAGAGGTTGGCAAGCTCCTTTCTGAGCCACCACGGCAAAAACCCGAGATAAAGTGAAGGGGGAGAAGGTCTCAAAATAGCGCCTGGTTCAAGGCGAATGAACAGGGCCAGAGAGACCAAAGTTAAAACCGTGAAAAACGAGAGCACCAGTGCCACCCTCAACAGAGCGTCGCCGATGGCACCGATAGAGACGTCCCTGGCGAAGAGCTCGAGCTGTGCACCGGGTGAGAAGAAGGCGTAGCTCGCGTAACGCCTCTCAATCTGCGAGACGAGGGCTGAGTACTCGGTTCGTTTTGCACCATAATCCTCCAGGCTGTGGACTCCAAGAACCTGCTGAGCGGTGTCCTGAGCCTTCAGCTGGATAAAGCCAGGGGGGACAAAGGTGAGCAGGAGGAACATTAGGACACCAACTACGGCCGTTTTCCTCGGATCCCTCGTGAGCAGGGCCGTAATGTAGCCCATTGGAAGAAAGGGGAGGGCAAAGAGAGCGTAGAGGGCGGAGACCTCCTCCAAAAAGGTAAAGGGTAGCACGAGGAGAGTAGCCAAGACAAGGTGGGAGAGAAAGAAGTCAAGGTAGATGGAACTCCTCTTCAGGGGTTTTGATAGGAGCAGTTCGAGGTTGTTGGAGATGCTCCTGGGGAAAAGGGCGGAGAACAGAAAGCCGATGAGAAAGTAGGGGACAACAGGAAGAACATCTCCAAGGAAAGGACTAAGGACTAAAGCCGTGAGGAAGACGAGCGCGGGTTTCCCTTTGAGCCGGTTCATTTCCAACTTGAAGGTGAACATAGTTATCCCCAGGTGAATGTGGTGAAAAAATTTAAAAAAGTAATGTACCAACTAAAACGGATCCAAGTCACACAGATCCAGTTCTCCGCAGGTATCGATTAAGATGCAACCTCCGCCGTCATATCCACAGTCGTCCCAGAGCCTGCAGCCTCCATTGTCTTCTATGCACGAATCGCTAAGCCAGCATTCAGGTTGAACATCGTAGGATCCTTTGTTCAGCCGTCGAAACATTGCCGACATCCCCTTCCCCGGTCATCCATTGTTCAACTGGAATACTGGTAGTGGGCGGTAAATCTGGAGACGTCTATCTCGACTGCCAAGGCTGGGAAGAGGGAGATTATGGCGAGCTTAACCTTCATTTTGGTAACCCCCGCTAAAGAGCAATCATAGTTGAACTCCAGAAGTTTCAACGTACTCAAATAGATTCGAAACCGCAACTGCTAAGAAAGCAATAACCGCCACTGGAGCCATCACCCACCACCAGTAACGCCCCATCAACGCACCTTGCTTGAGGGCCTCTGCGATATAGGATCCCCAATTATTACCTGGAATTATGTTGAACAATCCCAGTACCGAGATAAAAGCCATAACCCTTGGGAAGAGCATGGTGACATAGGGAACTGTGTAACTAAGCACAATAGGGAGGATATGCCTGAATATCACATAAATGTCCGAAGCGCCTATGCTTTTACTAGCTGCTATGTATTCCTTTACCTTTTCATTTTCCACTATGCCCCGTATAGAGTTGGAGTACTGGCTGAAAAAGAACATAGATACAATAATCCCGGTGAGCCAGTCCGGGACCACAAGTTTTGTGTACGCACCAACACGGGAAACGGCATAGATTATGACCAGTACAAGGGGAATTGCTGGAATTGAGTTAAAAGCATCCACTATAACCGTCACCGCATCACCCAAAACGTTCCTGTGATAGCCGGAGATTACACCAAATGGTAGCCCAATGAGAATCACGAACGACACAGTAAAGACCGTTAGTACAAGAGTACCCCACGTGGACTTTACAAAACCAACCCAAAGATCCCTGCCGTATCCATCAGTGCCGAGCAGACCGTACGCGTTGCCGAATAGTATGGCCCTCCCCACCTCCATCCGAAAAATGTAATCCCCCTTTAGAAAAGTCCCGTTTTCAGAAAGAAAGAGGAGCTGGGTTGGTTGGTAAAGGATAAGTGCCGTCTCGTCGAGTCCCAGCTCTCTGGCAAAGGCCCTGACCTCAGCAGCCAAGGTTGTGTTGGAATTAACACTTCCATTTCCCGAGAGTCTGATTGAGCGACCATCGGGACGGGTTATAACAAGCGTAGCTTTTGAAAGCACCAAGTTAGTGGGTAGTGCTTCCACAGACACCACAAATTCTCCCTGCCCACCTAATCTGAGCGCCCCCATATCTGCACTCGGATGCCAAACAGGAAGGGCGTTTTTTGGGTAATCCTTCCAGTAGAGCCGGTCGTCCCAATGCTCCATATCTGATGAAGAGACTGAGCAATGTGCACCCACTAAGAACGCAATAAAGACCGCAATCATAAGAACTCCCCTTCTGTTTGCCCTCATATCTTACCCCACCCTCGGGTCAAGTTTAGGTTTAATGAACTCGATAGATACCGAAATGATGAGGTTCAGCACTATAAACACCAGAAGAGGAAAGGCAAAGAGACTTGGAATAAAATAGAAAGTTTCAGCCATGGCGCCCGAAAAGCTCGAAGCTATCATCTGACCCAGTCCCCCTAATCGGAAGAGGTAATCAACAACAATGACCATACCCTCAACCTCAATTAAGTGGGAAAACCATACGGAGAGGGCGGGTACCGAGATTGCTTTAAAGACAGACAACAAAATCCGGTTTTCAGGAAGTCCCACAGCCCGTTTGTAGCTGACGTAGGGACTGAGGATTTCCCGCCTTAGCAACATATAGAACTCCACAGCAAGACGCCAAAAAGACATAAGGACAACTGTAAGGACTGGAAGTATCATGGCCTTTAGAACAGTCAAAATTCCCGCACCGGGGCCGGGAGAGATAAGAATATCATCGGGAAGTGCTGAGTATATGACAAGAAGTATGAAAACAACCCCCAACCACCAAACAGAGATACCCGAAATTACCCTGGAGAAGATACTCAAAATGCCTGCTACCCTCTGGCTTCTCAATGCCCAAAAAGCAACCACCACCGAGAGAAGGACTAAAACAATCTCCGAGACAAGAAGAAAAATGAACGTACGCAGAAAGGCTTCCCTCCTTGATATAGCAAAATGTCTATGTTCAATTTTTCTCCACATTTCATCTT of the Thermococcus sp. JdF3 genome contains:
- a CDS encoding ABC transporter permease, with the protein product MRANRRGVLMIAVFIAFLVGAHCSVSSSDMEHWDDRLYWKDYPKNALPVWHPSADMGALRLGGQGEFVVSVEALPTNLVLSKATLVITRPDGRSIRLSGNGSVNSNTTLAAEVRAFARELGLDETALILYQPTQLLFLSENGTFLKGDYIFRMEVGRAILFGNAYGLLGTDGYGRDLWVGFVKSTWGTLVLTVFTVSFVILIGLPFGVISGYHRNVLGDAVTVIVDAFNSIPAIPLVLVIIYAVSRVGAYTKLVVPDWLTGIIVSMFFFSQYSNSIRGIVENEKVKEYIAASKSIGASDIYVIFRHILPIVLSYTVPYVTMLFPRVMAFISVLGLFNIIPGNNWGSYIAEALKQGALMGRYWWWVMAPVAVIAFLAVAVSNLFEYVETSGVQL
- a CDS encoding ABC transporter permease subunit; this encodes MSGHGLSRLQHLFAALAAIVSIIAVEIDVSRFTAHYPNIPTEELARLVTADLLTKWLPNFLKFLFMPLLLILLLSRFGSDFERGNVVLMLSKPLTRRRYFLGWISEGLKLVLISTLGIALSGALAMLAHGFAVRDYLVGSLALSLSLVGVVGIVLFLLPFSTSRDSGVFLGLGAFVMLLLLGKSDYSFVPTAYLERAVSIGGGVSVSYRVIAELFALSIALSLAGMELFRRRELRSPGPLSVPGVSFSPSGLYGVFLGLSLQSRRFMAFVAFTALMALLSKGTLDKYYLNYGSPGLLNALISTLNGSLLPLVVLPLGALSISSTIDNGTVRVLLSKPLRRKDFFLGTLLSDALAVSLGVALYVALVIAYALHLGAPSSKTLELGLVFGSLLFLSLLQYLALGYLLSAFMRGRKALIFSVLLAFLVGFVAPLLVITASLAGAGNGSPIEVLSRNALLVPSPSAQYMVLNMAVSPKRSLPPGPVSEVLDYKANMAMLILPTLAYLTVSWVKFRKADLR